Proteins encoded by one window of Pseudorca crassidens isolate mPseCra1 chromosome 3, mPseCra1.hap1, whole genome shotgun sequence:
- the COMP gene encoding cartilage oligomeric matrix protein — MVLTAARVLLLTLAALGASGQGQIPLGADLGPQMLRELQETNAALQDVRELLRQQVKEITFLKNTVMECDACGMQPARTPRLSVRPLSQCAPGFCFPGVACTETASGPRCGPCPAGFNGNGSHCADVNECNAHPCFPHVRCINTSPGFRCEACPPGYSGPTHEGVGLAFAKANKQVCTDINECETGQHNCVPNSVCVNTLGSFQCGPCQPGFVGDQASGCRRRAQRFCPDGTPSPCHEKADCVLERDGSRSCVCGVGWAGNGVFCGSDTDLDGFPDEKLRCSERQCRKDNCVTVPNSGQEDVDRDGIGDACDPDADGDGVLNEKDNCPLVRNPDQRNADGDKWGDACDNCQSQKNDDQKDTDNDGRGDACDDDIDGDRIRNAVDNCPRVPNSDQKDSDGDGVGDACDNCPQKSNADQRDVDHDFVGDACDSDQDQDGDGHQDSRDNCPTVPNSAQQDSDHDGQGDACDDDDDNDGVPDSRDNCRLVPNPGQEDVDRDGVGDACQGDFDADKVVDKIDVCPENAEVTLTDFRAFQTVVLDPEGDAQIDPNWVVLNQGMEIVQTMNSDPGLGVGYTAFNGVDFEGTFHVNTVTDDDYAGFIFGYQDSSSFYVVMWKQMEQTYWQANPFRAVAEPGIQLKAVKSSTGPGEHLRNALWHTGDTESQVRLLWKDPRNVGWKDKTSYRWFLQHRPQVGYIRVRFYEGPELVADSNVVLDTTMRGGRLGVFCFSQENIIWANLRYRCNDTIPEDYEVQRLLQA, encoded by the exons GGATGCAACCCGCGCGCACCCCCAGACTGAGCGTGAGGCCCCTAAGCCAGTGCGCGCCCGGCTTCTGCTTCCCCGGCGTGGCTTGTACCGAGACAGCAAGCGGCCCGCGCTGCGGACCCTGCCCCGCAGGCTTCAACGGCAACGGCTCGCACTGCGCCGATGTCAACGAG TGCAACGCCCATCCCTGCTTCCCCCACGTCCGCTGCATCAACACCAGTCCGGGCTTCCGCTGCGAGGCTTGCCCGCCGGGGTACAGCGGCCCTACCCACGAGGGCGTGGGGCTGGCCTTCGCCAAGGCCAATAAGCAG gtTTGCACGGACATTAACGAGTGTGAGACCGGGCAGCATAACTGCGTCCCCAACTCCGTATGCGTCAATACCCTG ggCTCCTTCCAGTGCGGCCCGTGCCAGCCCGGCTTCGTGGGAGACCAGGCATCAGGCTGTCGTCGGCGCGCACAGCGCTTCTGCCCCGACGGCACGCCCAGCCCGTGCCACGAGAAGGCCGACTGCGTCCTGGAGCGTGATGGGTCGCGATCCTGCGTG TGCGGTGTCGGCTGGGCTGGCAACGGGGTCTTCTGCGGCAGCGACACAGATTTGGACGGCTTTCCCGACGAGAAGCTGCGCTGCTCAGAGCGCCAGTGCCGAAAG GACAACTGCGTGACGGTGCCCAACTCAGGGCAGGAGGACGTGGATCGCGACGGCATCGGAGACGCCTGCGACCCGGATGCCGACGGGGACGGCGTCCTCAACGAGAAG GACAACTGCCCGCTGGTGCGGAACCCAGACCAGCGCAATGCGGACGGCGACAAGTGGGGCGATGCATGCGACAACTGCCAGTCCCAGAAGAACGACGATCAGAAGGACACAGATAACGACGGCCGAGGCGACGCCTGCGACGACGACATAGACGGCGACC GGATCCGCAACGCAGTGGACAACTGCCCCAGGGTGCCCAACTCAGACCAGAAGGACAGTGATGGCGATGGTGTAGGGGATGCCTGTGACAACTGTCCTCAGAAGAGCAACGCAGACCAG AGGGATGTGGACCACGACTTTGTGGGAGATGCTTGTGACAGCGACCAAGACCA GGATGGGGATGGGCACCAGGACTCGCGGGACAACTGCCCCACAGTGCCCAACAGCGCCCAGCAGGACTCAGACCACGATGGCCAGGGTGACGCCTGCGACGACGATGATGACAACGATGGGGTCCCCGACAGTCGGGACAACTGCCGCCTGGTGCCGAACCCGGGCCAGGAAGACGTGGACC GGGACGGCGTGGGCGACGCGTGCCAGGGAGACTTTGATGCAGACAAGGTGGTGGACAAGATCGATGTGTGTCCGGAGAACGCTGAGGTCACCCTCACCGACTTCCGGGCCTTCCAGACGGTCGTGCTGGACCCCGAGGGCGACGCGCAGATAGACCCTAACTGGGTGGTGCTCAACCAG GGGATGGAGATCGTGCAGACGATGAACAGCGACCCTGGCCTGGGTGTGG gtTACACAGCCTTCAATGGCGTGGACTTCGAAGGCACGTTCCACGTGAACACGGTCACGGATGACGACTACGCGGGTTTCATCTTTGGCTACCAGGACAGCTCCAGCTTCTATGTGGTCATGTGGAAGCAGATGGAGCAGACATACTGGCAGGCAAACCCCTTCCGTGCAGTGGCGGAGCCTGGCATCCAGCTCAAG GCCGTGAAGTCCTCCACAGGCCCTGGGGAGCACCTTCGGAATGCACTGTGGCACACGGGGGACACAGAGTCACAGGTGCGGCTGCTGTGGAAGGACCCCCGCAATGTGGGCTGGAAGGACAAGACATCCTACCGCTGGTTCCTGCAGCACCGGCCCCAAGTGGGCTACATCAG AGTGAGGTTCTACGAGGGCCCGGAGCTGGTTGCGGACAGCAATGTGGTCCTGGACACGACCATGCGGGGAGGCCGCTTGGGAGTCTTCTGCTTCTCCCAGGAGAACATCATCTGGGCCAACCTGCGCTACCGCTGCAATG ACACCATCCCTGAGGACTACGAGGTCCAGAGGCTGCTGCAGGCCTAG